A region from the Acidiferrobacter sp. SPIII_3 genome encodes:
- a CDS encoding type II toxin-antitoxin system PrlF family antitoxin, whose amino-acid sequence MSSATLTSKGQITIPKGIRDALRLGPGDRLDFFIQDDGRVLVQPATLKVTDLKGILYRKGARPVSVEEMRAAVIKRASDRKG is encoded by the coding sequence ATGTCCAGCGCGACCCTGACCAGCAAGGGACAGATTACGATCCCCAAAGGCATACGGGATGCCCTGCGCCTTGGGCCCGGCGATCGGCTCGATTTCTTCATACAGGACGATGGGCGAGTGCTTGTTCAGCCGGCCACATTGAAGGTGACCGACCTCAAGGGGATTCTCTATCGCAAGGGGGCGCGGCCGGTATCGGTCGAAGAGATGCGCGCCGCCGTCATCAAACGCGCGTCCGACCGCAAGGGCTAA
- a CDS encoding IS4 family transposase yields the protein MACDWYCLSRVFTNRRTADNGHLLTQARNLRAQGQIVVPQRARPGQAARTLHLNLAWYTAQVLPPCNNPMLARRPPLTASIVRCWDDRYSVEWLLLATWPVNSADDAAQCVQWYEQRWSIEEFHKCLKSGCHIERSQLKQAQAVDVLLGFCSLVSVRLLALARLARLRPDALASHHINPTVLTVLCTMRRLEPTTLTVRDYWRAVARIGGFLARTRDGDPGWKTLWQGLMELEHWVLAWVNGYENGRKSG from the coding sequence GTGGCCTGTGACTGGTACTGCCTGTCGCGGGTCTTCACCAATCGCCGAACCGCCGACAACGGCCACCTCCTGACCCAGGCCAGAAACCTCCGCGCCCAAGGCCAGATCGTCGTGCCCCAACGGGCGCGCCCCGGACAAGCGGCGCGCACGCTCCATCTGAATCTCGCCTGGTACACGGCCCAGGTGCTGCCCCCATGCAACAACCCCATGCTGGCCCGCCGTCCCCCACTCACCGCCAGCATCGTCCGTTGCTGGGATGATCGGTATAGTGTCGAATGGCTGTTGCTCGCCACGTGGCCCGTAAACAGCGCCGATGACGCGGCCCAGTGTGTTCAGTGGTATGAACAGCGCTGGAGTATCGAGGAGTTCCATAAGTGCCTCAAATCCGGCTGTCACATCGAGCGATCCCAACTCAAGCAGGCCCAGGCTGTCGACGTGCTGCTGGGTTTTTGTAGTCTGGTCTCCGTCCGCCTGCTGGCGCTGGCCCGTCTGGCGCGCCTGCGGCCAGACGCCCTCGCCTCGCACCATATCAACCCGACCGTTCTCACCGTTTTATGCACTATGCGCAGGTTGGAGCCGACCACCCTTACCGTTCGCGACTACTGGCGCGCGGTCGCCCGCATCGGAGGGTTCCTCGCACGCACTCGGGACGGCGACCCCGGTTGGAAAACGCTCTGGCAAGGGCTTATGGAGCTCGAACACTGGGTGCTTGCTTGGGTGAATGGCTACGAAAACGGACGTAAAAGTGGGTAA
- a CDS encoding transposase DNA-binding-containing protein yields MGQADPGDARRARRAQQLALCLLAAPGCGLPKQTHTWGGLKAAYRLLHCEDVTRVKVMQPHGMQTLAAACAQPVTLFVQDTTERDFSALTHAEGFGPIGDNRGSGLFVHSLLALTPAGEVLGLAAQHTWARASRPPRKQTETRAQRQVRPAKESEVWPQLLETVGPVPSGQRWVSVGDRGSDSFDYGARPWPVTGTACRGSSPIAEPPTTATS; encoded by the coding sequence TTGGGTCAAGCCGACCCGGGCGATGCTCGGCGTGCGCGCCGCGCGCAGCAACTGGCCCTGTGTCTGCTCGCCGCACCCGGCTGTGGTCTGCCCAAGCAGACCCACACCTGGGGCGGTCTGAAGGCGGCGTACCGCTTGCTCCATTGTGAGGACGTGACGCGCGTGAAGGTGATGCAGCCGCACGGTATGCAGACCCTGGCCGCGGCTTGTGCGCAACCCGTAACCCTCTTTGTCCAAGACACGACGGAGCGCGACTTCAGTGCGCTTACGCACGCCGAGGGCTTTGGTCCCATCGGGGACAACCGGGGATCGGGGCTTTTCGTACACAGCCTGCTGGCGTTGACGCCCGCAGGAGAAGTGCTCGGCCTGGCGGCCCAACACACTTGGGCGCGCGCGAGCAGGCCGCCGCGCAAACAAACCGAGACCCGAGCCCAGCGCCAGGTGCGTCCCGCCAAGGAGTCCGAGGTCTGGCCCCAACTGCTAGAGACCGTGGGCCCGGTACCCTCCGGTCAACGGTGGGTGAGCGTGGGTGACCGAGGCAGCGACTCCTTTGATTATGGGGCCCGGCCGTGGCCTGTGACTGGTACTGCCTGTCGCGGGTCTTCACCAATCGCCGAACCGCCGACAACGGCCACCTCCTGA
- a CDS encoding DUF4338 domain-containing protein, whose amino-acid sequence MSCRVALTRMEAEGLIQLPPSRITTRRRRPHFPPTGATDAQAPLRQPVHALEALRLCPVTDKAVSRLWNEFMARYHYLGYTPMAGNQLRYNVYAGAQRVALLSFGASAWALAARERFIGWSEPARRKNLPLVVNNARFLILPWIQSPGLASTILAKTARRLPQDWHQRYGYAPVLLETFVETGRHRGTCYKAANWIRVGQTTGRGKKSLVHRPILPIKDIWLYPLHKRFRSVLCR is encoded by the coding sequence ATGAGCTGTCGCGTGGCCCTTACGCGCATGGAGGCCGAGGGGTTGATCCAGTTGCCCCCATCGCGCATCACCACCCGCCGAAGACGACCGCATTTTCCGCCTACGGGGGCCACGGATGCGCAAGCCCCGCTGCGCCAGCCCGTGCACGCGTTGGAGGCCTTGAGGCTGTGCCCGGTCACAGACAAAGCGGTCTCGCGTCTCTGGAATGAGTTCATGGCGCGCTATCACTACCTGGGCTATACGCCGATGGCGGGCAACCAGTTGCGCTATAATGTTTATGCTGGCGCCCAGCGTGTGGCCCTGCTGAGCTTTGGGGCCAGCGCCTGGGCGCTCGCCGCACGGGAGCGCTTTATCGGGTGGTCAGAGCCCGCGCGCCGGAAGAATTTGCCCCTGGTGGTGAATAACGCCCGCTTTCTGATTCTGCCTTGGATCCAGTCCCCAGGACTGGCCTCAACCATCCTGGCCAAGACCGCCCGGCGACTCCCCCAGGATTGGCATCAGCGTTATGGCTATGCGCCGGTGCTGCTGGAGACCTTTGTGGAGACAGGGCGTCATCGGGGCACCTGCTACAAGGCGGCCAACTGGATTCGGGTCGGGCAGACCACCGGGCGGGGCAAGAAATCTCTCGTCCACCGCCCGATCCTCCCCATCAAGGACATCTGGTTGTATCCTCTGCACAAGCGCTTCCGGAGCGTGCTGTGCCGATGA
- a CDS encoding RNA-guided endonuclease TnpB family protein, producing the protein MLIRKAVRYRLEPTPEQDHLLVCAVGCVRFVWNRALALQQSYLAERCGRLSYGEIAHCLTTWRNSEAFGFLAESPSQPQQQTLKHLDRALKDAFDKKSPKRFPVFKKKGRHDSLRYPQPEHIQFDLKPQDAQGRQVFPKIYLPMIGWVKFRKSCIIGGEIRNVTVSRAGGHWYAALQIEKEIPDPVHPSTTAVGCDRGVANLLTLSDGTMFLPVASYRAHQKTLARAQRRLAHKVKFSANWKKQKATVTRLHQSIAAMRKTVLHQVSTIISQNHAVVVLEDLKVRNMTASARGTVAHPGRNVRPKAGLNKAILDQGWGLLKQMLDYKLQWSGGMLLLVDPAYTSQGCAVCKAVDAHNRVTQAEFHCQRCGHKDHADVNAAKNILARGLESTTGHAGVACFAA; encoded by the coding sequence ATGCTCATCCGCAAAGCCGTGCGTTACCGCCTGGAACCCACGCCCGAACAAGACCATCTCCTGGTGTGCGCGGTCGGCTGCGTGCGCTTTGTCTGGAATCGCGCGTTGGCCCTCCAGCAGTCTTATCTCGCCGAGCGCTGCGGCCGTCTCTCCTACGGCGAGATAGCGCACTGCCTAACCACCTGGCGGAATTCGGAGGCCTTCGGGTTTCTCGCGGAATCTCCGTCACAACCGCAGCAGCAGACCTTGAAACACCTGGACCGGGCGCTCAAGGACGCCTTCGACAAGAAGAGCCCCAAGCGCTTTCCGGTGTTCAAGAAAAAGGGGCGGCATGACAGCCTACGCTATCCGCAGCCAGAGCACATCCAGTTCGACTTGAAGCCGCAGGACGCGCAGGGACGCCAGGTGTTCCCAAAAATCTATCTGCCGATGATCGGCTGGGTGAAGTTTCGCAAGTCCTGCATCATCGGTGGGGAAATCCGTAATGTCACGGTCAGCCGCGCCGGTGGACACTGGTATGCGGCCCTCCAGATCGAGAAGGAGATCCCGGACCCCGTTCACCCCTCCACCACGGCGGTCGGGTGTGATCGGGGGGTCGCGAACCTGCTCACGCTGTCGGACGGCACGATGTTCCTGCCGGTCGCTTCCTACCGCGCGCACCAAAAGACCCTGGCGCGCGCGCAGCGGCGCCTCGCGCATAAGGTAAAGTTCTCGGCCAACTGGAAGAAACAGAAGGCCACAGTCACGCGGCTCCATCAGTCGATTGCCGCGATGCGCAAGACCGTACTGCATCAGGTCAGCACCATCATCAGCCAAAACCACGCGGTGGTGGTGCTGGAAGACCTGAAAGTGCGGAACATGACGGCGTCCGCCCGGGGCACCGTCGCACACCCCGGACGCAACGTCCGGCCAAAGGCGGGTCTCAATAAAGCCATCCTCGACCAGGGATGGGGCCTGCTGAAACAGATGCTGGATTATAAGCTCCAGTGGTCGGGCGGCATGTTGCTTTTGGTGGACCCGGCCTATACCTCACAAGGATGCGCGGTGTGCAAAGCGGTGGATGCGCATAATCGCGTCACGCAAGCCGAGTTTCACTGTCAGCGCTGCGGTCACAAAGACCACGCCGATGTGAACGCGGCGAAGAACATCCTCGCAAGGGGATTGGAGTCAACGACGGGGCACGCCGGGGTAGCCTGTTTCGCGGCATAA
- a CDS encoding PIN domain-containing protein, producing the protein MAWVLESAYDYPKATIAEVLEKLLMTSGIEVVDKGMVWAALTDYHATKADFADCLIGRMNGVLGCTETVTFDKALKSLSGFKLL; encoded by the coding sequence ATGGCATGGGTCTTGGAGTCCGCCTATGACTACCCGAAGGCCACTATTGCTGAGGTGTTGGAAAAGCTGCTCATGACGAGCGGCATCGAGGTGGTCGATAAAGGCATGGTGTGGGCAGCGCTCACTGATTACCATGCCACCAAGGCGGATTTTGCCGATTGCCTGATCGGTCGCATGAACGGTGTTTTGGGTTGCACGGAGACGGTGACATTCGACAAGGCTCTGAAATCGCTTTCCGGATTCAAGCTCCTATAA
- a CDS encoding RsmB/NOP family class I SAM-dependent RNA methyltransferase: MITPALHEAAARLLGDILEGPGAADARMDRFFRAQPRLGPKDRGVIAEAVYGSLRHHRLLCALAQTPEPRHVIAAWLAAFEGYNARQLQTLGVAHPEALVAAARADRDAYPFAVSASLPDWLAARLTTLLPASELSAAAAALLAPAPLDVRANTLKTDRATLQQAFASAGHELDPTPLSPWGLRRASRASLFRAPEFAAGHFEVQDEGSQLIAPLLEPRRGERIVDYCAGAGGKTLHLSALLANSGMLYAFDTSQKRLDRLRERATRAGCDNIRIQTLEAGPDNRLKRLYGKIDRVLVDAPCSGTGTVRRSPDIKWRLAFERVAHLAGQARAILTQASRLVRPGGRLVYVTCSVLREENEDVIADFLAEHGEYTPIDASGILTRRGIPFSARAPDADSALRLWPHRHGTDGFFAQVLQRG, translated from the coding sequence TTGATCACGCCCGCCCTCCACGAGGCCGCCGCGCGCCTGCTGGGCGATATCCTGGAGGGGCCGGGCGCCGCCGACGCGCGCATGGATCGCTTCTTTCGCGCGCAGCCGCGCCTAGGCCCCAAGGACCGTGGCGTCATTGCCGAGGCCGTCTATGGGAGCCTGCGCCACCACCGCCTGCTGTGCGCGCTCGCGCAGACCCCCGAACCGCGCCATGTGATCGCCGCGTGGCTCGCGGCCTTCGAGGGCTATAACGCGCGCCAGCTCCAGACCCTGGGCGTCGCCCATCCCGAGGCGCTCGTGGCCGCCGCGCGCGCCGATCGCGACGCCTACCCCTTTGCGGTGAGCGCAAGCCTCCCCGACTGGCTGGCCGCGCGCCTTACCACCCTGCTCCCCGCCTCCGAGCTGTCGGCGGCGGCCGCGGCGCTGCTCGCGCCAGCCCCGCTCGATGTCCGTGCCAATACCCTGAAGACCGACCGGGCGACGCTCCAGCAGGCCTTCGCCAGCGCCGGCCATGAGCTTGATCCCACGCCGCTGTCGCCCTGGGGCCTGCGCCGCGCCTCGCGCGCCAGCCTCTTTCGCGCCCCGGAGTTCGCCGCCGGCCATTTCGAGGTCCAGGATGAAGGCAGCCAGCTCATCGCCCCGCTCCTGGAGCCTCGGCGCGGGGAGCGCATCGTCGACTATTGCGCGGGCGCCGGCGGAAAGACCCTGCATCTCTCGGCGCTGCTCGCCAACAGCGGCATGCTCTACGCCTTCGATACCTCGCAAAAACGCCTGGACCGGCTGCGCGAACGCGCCACGCGCGCCGGTTGCGACAATATTCGCATCCAGACCCTGGAGGCCGGTCCTGACAACCGTCTGAAACGGCTCTACGGCAAGATCGACCGCGTCCTTGTCGATGCCCCGTGCAGCGGGACCGGCACCGTGCGCCGAAGCCCCGACATCAAGTGGCGGCTCGCCTTCGAGCGCGTCGCGCATCTGGCCGGACAGGCGCGCGCGATCCTGACCCAGGCATCGCGCCTCGTGCGTCCCGGCGGGCGGCTGGTCTACGTCACCTGCAGTGTGTTGCGCGAGGAGAATGAGGATGTGATCGCGGACTTCCTGGCCGAACACGGCGAATACACGCCGATCGATGCGTCCGGGATCCTCACGCGTCGCGGCATCCCGTTTTCCGCAAGGGCCCCGGACGCAGACAGCGCTCTGCGCCTATGGCCGCATCGCCACGGTACCGATGGCTTCTTCGCTCAGGTCTTGCAGCGAGGCTAG
- a CDS encoding carbon-nitrogen hydrolase, whose amino-acid sequence MSAGITVALIQHAAGGSAAQAWARIEEGLREARAQGADLAVLQELHNGPYFCQWENAAEFARAEPIPGPSTERLGALARELSLVIVGSLFERRASGLYHNTAVVLERDGRLVGRYRKMHIPDDPGFYEKYYFTPGDLGFVPIATSVGRLGVLVCWDQWYPEAARLMTLAGADMLVYPTAIGFDPRDDDAEKARQKEAWELIQRAHAVANGIPVLAVNRCGHEPDPSEATPGITFWGGSFVCGAQGEWLARAGDTPGVLIARIATSRTEQTRQIWPFLRDRRIEAYADLQKRYRD is encoded by the coding sequence ATGAGCGCCGGCATCACGGTCGCCTTGATCCAGCATGCCGCCGGCGGTAGCGCCGCGCAGGCGTGGGCGCGTATCGAGGAGGGCTTGCGCGAGGCGCGCGCGCAGGGCGCCGACCTTGCCGTGCTCCAGGAACTGCACAACGGGCCGTATTTCTGTCAGTGGGAGAACGCCGCGGAATTCGCGCGCGCCGAGCCCATCCCCGGACCTTCGACGGAACGCCTCGGCGCGCTCGCCCGCGAACTCTCGCTTGTCATCGTCGGATCGCTGTTCGAACGCCGCGCAAGCGGCCTCTATCACAATACGGCAGTCGTCCTGGAACGCGACGGGCGCCTGGTCGGACGCTACCGCAAGATGCACATCCCCGACGACCCGGGTTTCTATGAAAAGTACTACTTTACGCCCGGCGATCTCGGCTTCGTCCCGATCGCCACGAGCGTCGGACGCCTCGGCGTGCTGGTATGCTGGGACCAGTGGTATCCGGAGGCCGCGCGCCTCATGACGCTCGCCGGCGCCGACATGCTCGTGTATCCCACCGCCATTGGCTTCGATCCGCGCGACGACGATGCCGAAAAGGCCCGCCAGAAGGAGGCCTGGGAACTCATTCAGCGCGCACACGCGGTCGCCAACGGCATCCCGGTCCTAGCCGTGAACCGCTGCGGCCACGAGCCGGACCCGAGCGAGGCCACCCCCGGGATCACGTTCTGGGGCGGGAGCTTTGTGTGTGGTGCACAAGGCGAGTGGTTGGCGCGCGCCGGCGATACGCCCGGTGTCCTGATCGCGCGCATCGCCACATCGCGCACCGAACAAACCCGGCAGATATGGCCATTCCTCCGCGACCGGCGCATCGAGGCCTACGCCGATCTCCAGAAACGCTACCGCGATTGA
- a CDS encoding agmatine/peptidylarginine deiminase encodes MTTITIRRQDRTTAVRRFPAEWEPQSGVMLTWPHAHGDWAPVLDEALATFAAITATITRYETALIVAYDEPHEARIRAALRAAAADEARVRIVMAPSDDVFVRDHGPLTVETEHGPLLQDFAFNGWGRKYPYGRDDALTRALHAQGTLGAVPLESTDFVLEGGSVESDGAGTLLVTARCLLSPARNPKHSAADIEAVLAERLAARRILWLHHGYLAGDDTDGHIDTLARFCDPRTIAYCACPAPDDEHYEELKAMERELQALRTASGAPYRLVPLPWPAAKLDAAGERMPATYANFLIINGAVLVPLYGDRQDQEALRVIGTCFPGRDVIGIPSLTLIAQHGSLHCATMQLPRGVLA; translated from the coding sequence ATGACCACGATTACGATCCGGCGCCAGGACCGCACGACCGCCGTGCGTCGCTTTCCTGCGGAATGGGAACCGCAGTCCGGGGTCATGCTGACCTGGCCCCACGCCCACGGTGACTGGGCCCCGGTCCTCGACGAGGCCTTGGCCACCTTCGCCGCCATCACCGCCACCATCACCCGCTACGAGACCGCGCTCATCGTGGCCTACGACGAGCCCCATGAGGCGCGCATACGCGCCGCCCTGCGTGCGGCCGCGGCCGATGAGGCGCGCGTACGGATCGTCATGGCCCCGTCCGACGACGTGTTCGTGCGCGATCACGGCCCGCTCACCGTGGAAACGGAACACGGTCCGCTCCTCCAGGATTTCGCATTCAACGGCTGGGGGCGCAAGTACCCCTACGGTCGTGACGATGCCCTGACGCGCGCGCTACACGCGCAGGGGACGTTGGGCGCGGTCCCGCTCGAATCGACCGACTTCGTGCTTGAAGGCGGCAGCGTCGAGTCCGACGGCGCGGGCACCCTGCTGGTCACCGCCCGCTGCCTGTTGTCCCCGGCGCGCAATCCGAAGCATAGCGCCGCCGACATCGAGGCCGTGCTCGCCGAGCGGCTGGCGGCGCGCCGCATCCTCTGGCTCCATCACGGATACCTCGCCGGCGACGACACCGATGGTCATATCGACACCCTGGCGCGTTTTTGCGATCCGCGCACGATCGCCTACTGCGCCTGCCCCGCTCCGGACGATGAACACTACGAGGAGCTGAAGGCCATGGAGCGCGAGCTGCAAGCGTTGCGCACGGCCTCCGGCGCGCCCTACCGACTCGTTCCGCTCCCCTGGCCGGCGGCGAAGCTCGATGCCGCGGGCGAGCGCATGCCCGCCACTTATGCCAATTTCCTCATCATAAACGGCGCGGTGCTGGTGCCCTTGTACGGCGATCGCCAGGACCAAGAGGCCTTGCGCGTCATCGGTACCTGCTTTCCGGGACGCGATGTCATCGGCATCCCGTCGCTCACCCTGATCGCCCAGCACGGCAGCCTGCATTGCGCCACCATGCAGCTGCCACGCGGCGTGCTCGCGTAG
- a CDS encoding carboxylesterase, whose translation MSFFEQPALQYVTGPHPHYAFIWLHGLGADGHDFAGFVETFAGATGKAMRFIFPHAPVQTVTLNGGARIPAWFDLYGTRPEDPQDEAGIQRASQALTDLIGEQAGHGIPAERVILGGFSQGGAVALYTALTGPRHLAACIGLSTYLPLAHRFAEGLPRINDGIPVFLGHGTDDLMVPYAFALKTHALLGAHGIAAELHTYPIGHDINDTEIGDLRAFLARALTHCDLADRR comes from the coding sequence ATGAGTTTTTTTGAGCAGCCCGCCCTTCAGTACGTCACCGGCCCCCACCCTCATTACGCGTTCATCTGGCTCCACGGCCTGGGCGCCGACGGCCATGATTTCGCGGGGTTCGTCGAGACCTTCGCAGGCGCCACCGGCAAGGCCATGCGCTTTATCTTCCCGCATGCCCCGGTTCAGACGGTTACGTTGAACGGCGGGGCGCGCATACCGGCATGGTTCGATCTCTATGGCACGCGCCCCGAAGACCCCCAGGACGAGGCTGGCATCCAGCGCGCGTCGCAGGCGCTCACCGATCTCATCGGGGAGCAGGCCGGCCATGGCATACCGGCCGAGCGCGTCATCCTCGGCGGCTTCTCGCAAGGGGGGGCGGTGGCCCTGTATACCGCTCTGACCGGGCCGCGGCATCTGGCCGCATGCATCGGGTTGTCGACCTACCTGCCGCTCGCGCACCGCTTCGCCGAAGGGTTGCCACGCATCAATGATGGCATACCCGTGTTTCTTGGGCACGGTACGGACGATCTCATGGTTCCTTATGCCTTCGCCCTGAAAACCCACGCCCTGCTCGGCGCCCATGGGATCGCCGCGGAATTGCATACCTACCCCATCGGCCATGACATCAACGACACCGAGATCGGTGACCTGCGGGCCTTTCTCGCCCGCGCCCTTACGCATTGCGACTTGGCGGACCGTCGCTAA
- a CDS encoding ISAs1 family transposase, translating to MAIPLLAGCELAGRDITADALLTQRALAEHIVRQGAHYHFTVKGNQPALQAAIALYFKERGAPDYTQTPTLAHGRIETRRIWCTDALNDYLDFPHVGQCFLIERESVEKTTGKHSSEVVLGITSRPSHNACPERLLKLNRGHWTIEAKHHKLDWNYDEDRSRIRTGRGPENITRLRRFALGVLKSFQKPGQSIAAMMRRLGRRSRTVMDYLRLTSNSRATVMA from the coding sequence ATGGCCATCCCGCTGCTTGCGGGATGCGAACTCGCCGGCCGGGACATCACCGCCGATGCGCTGCTGACGCAACGCGCATTGGCTGAACACATCGTCCGGCAAGGAGCACACTACCACTTCACGGTCAAGGGCAACCAGCCGGCGCTTCAGGCCGCCATCGCGCTGTATTTCAAGGAGCGCGGGGCACCCGACTACACCCAAACGCCGACCCTGGCCCACGGTCGCATCGAAACCCGCCGCATCTGGTGCACGGACGCGCTCAACGATTACCTCGACTTCCCGCATGTCGGCCAATGCTTCCTCATCGAGCGCGAAAGTGTCGAGAAGACGACCGGCAAGCACAGCAGCGAGGTCGTGCTCGGGATCACCAGCCGTCCTTCGCACAACGCCTGCCCTGAACGTCTGCTCAAGCTCAATCGCGGGCACTGGACCATCGAAGCCAAGCATCACAAGCTCGACTGGAATTACGACGAGGACCGCAGCCGCATCCGCACCGGCCGCGGCCCGGAGAATATCACCCGCCTGCGCCGTTTCGCGCTGGGCGTGCTCAAGTCCTTCCAAAAACCGGGGCAATCCATCGCCGCAATGATGCGCCGACTCGGCAGGCGCTCACGCACGGTCATGGATTATCTGCGGCTGACCTCCAATTCCCGTGCCACGGTCATGGCTTGA
- a CDS encoding Druantia anti-phage system protein DruA has translation MAGAAHAIGGCNHYLGDLPKLGETLWYVATWRGQWLAQLTLSAAALKCGVRDRWIGWDFRSQYDRLKLIANNSRFLILPQGRFPNVGSRVLGLLERRVAADWQRHFGHSLLLLETFVDPRRFHGGVYRAANWLALGKTRGYRRTRTGYSDEAEAPKWVFVRPLHRRATALLIHPDRDRLGLTGTPKMQLNAHQMRSLPLCFAAIPDPRRAQGRRHRLPVVLALAAGATLCGLRGYKAMAEWAADLGQAARARFGCRRRRMNGKDHHYEVPSEFVIRDCLVRIDAGALDAALASWQKAWGLIDEALAIDGKTMKGAIDDEGRQAHIMSVVGHESEHCYAQKKSVPCL, from the coding sequence ATGGCTGGCGCAGCTCACGCTATCGGCGGCTGCAATCATTACCTTGGCGATCTCCCGAAGCTCGGCGAGACCCTTTGGTATGTCGCCACGTGGCGCGGGCAATGGCTGGCGCAGCTCACGCTATCGGCGGCTGCACTCAAGTGCGGCGTGCGTGATCGCTGGATCGGCTGGGATTTCCGCAGCCAGTATGACCGCCTGAAGCTCATCGCCAACAACAGCCGCTTCCTGATCCTTCCGCAAGGCCGCTTCCCGAATGTCGGTTCGCGTGTGCTCGGCCTGCTTGAACGGCGGGTCGCCGCCGACTGGCAACGGCATTTCGGCCATTCGTTGCTGCTGCTGGAAACCTTCGTCGATCCCCGCCGCTTTCATGGCGGCGTCTACCGAGCCGCCAACTGGCTGGCACTGGGTAAGACGCGCGGCTATCGGCGAACGCGCACAGGCTACAGCGACGAGGCCGAGGCGCCGAAGTGGGTGTTCGTGCGCCCGCTGCACCGCCGCGCCACCGCCTTGCTCATCCATCCCGACCGCGACCGGCTGGGCCTCACCGGGACCCCGAAGATGCAACTCAACGCCCACCAAATGCGCTCCCTTCCCCTGTGTTTTGCCGCCATTCCCGATCCGCGCCGAGCCCAAGGGCGTCGGCACCGCCTGCCGGTGGTGCTGGCACTGGCCGCTGGCGCGACGCTCTGCGGCTTGCGTGGCTACAAGGCGATGGCCGAATGGGCCGCCGATCTGGGGCAGGCCGCCCGGGCGCGCTTCGGCTGTCGGCGCAGGCGCATGAACGGGAAGGACCATCATTACGAGGTACCCAGCGAATTCGTCATCCGGGACTGCCTCGTCCGGATCGATGCGGGCGCCCTGGACGCCGCGCTCGCATCGTGGCAAAAGGCCTGGGGCCTCATCGACGAGGCGCTGGCCATCGACGGCAAGACGATGAAGGGCGCCATTGACGACGAGGGCCGGCAGGCACACATCATGAGCGTCGTCGGACACGAGTCCGAACACTGCTACGCCCAAAAAAAGTCGGTACCCTGCCTGTAG
- a CDS encoding carbon storage regulator has product MLLITRKRGERVLIDLAPGADPRLLAADLFVRGPLEILVATTARGHTRLAIIAPKPLAVRRAPARTPSDAP; this is encoded by the coding sequence ATGCTTCTCATTACCCGTAAACGCGGCGAGCGTGTCCTGATCGATCTGGCGCCCGGCGCCGATCCCCGACTGCTCGCCGCCGACCTGTTTGTCCGGGGGCCTTTGGAGATCCTGGTGGCGACCACGGCGCGCGGCCATACGCGTCTTGCCATCATCGCCCCCAAACCCTTGGCGGTGCGACGCGCGCCCGCGCGGACCCCCTCCGACGCCCCGTGA